A single Nocardioides bizhenqiangii DNA region contains:
- a CDS encoding FAS1-like dehydratase domain-containing protein — MPIDSSLIGREFPPTPPLVVTAAEVTSFASATGSETRRVPATFPIVVTFRALLGFLEAEQVELARIVHGEQRFTYERPIVIGDELSATLSVTGLRQIEGTDILRTTSTITDAAGELVCTAGATLVHRADA, encoded by the coding sequence ATGCCGATCGACTCGTCGCTCATCGGCCGGGAGTTCCCGCCGACCCCGCCGCTCGTCGTGACCGCGGCGGAGGTGACGTCGTTCGCGTCGGCCACCGGGTCGGAAACGCGGCGGGTTCCGGCGACGTTCCCGATCGTTGTCACGTTCCGGGCGCTGCTCGGCTTCCTCGAGGCCGAGCAGGTCGAGCTGGCGCGGATCGTGCACGGCGAGCAGAGGTTCACCTACGAGCGGCCGATCGTGATCGGCGACGAGCTCAGCGCCACCCTCAGCGTCACCGGGCTGCGGCAGATCGAGGGCACCGACATCCTGCGCACCACCAGCACGATCACCGACGCCGCCGGCGAGCTCGTCTGCACGGCCGGCGCCACCCTGGTCCACCGGGCGGATGCATGA
- a CDS encoding UDP-N-acetylmuramate dehydrogenase: MSADRRRLADHTTLRLGGPARAWVRATTEDELVAAVSAADAAGEPVLVLGGGSNLVVADEGFDGTVVEVATRGVHADVGDGGDPTCGGAVVTVAAGETWDDLVAHAGEQGWVGVEALSGIPGSVGATPIQNVGAYGQEVAQTIASVRVWDRKLNGIRTFAVADCGFGYRTSRFKIDRYPGDAAHGARHLVLSVTFQLRQGSLGAPVVYAELARSLGVEPGQRAPLADVRDAVLGLRSGKGMVLDPSDHDTWSAGSFFTNPVVPAADVPEGAPTWPTADDGLVKTSAAWLIEHAGFGKGYGLDRGRAALSTKHTLALTNRGGATAADLLSLAREVRDGVAAAYGITLVNEPVLVGCSL, from the coding sequence GTGTCGGCTGACCGCCGCCGCCTCGCCGACCACACCACCCTGCGGCTCGGCGGGCCCGCCCGTGCGTGGGTGCGGGCCACGACCGAGGACGAGCTGGTCGCGGCGGTGTCGGCCGCCGACGCCGCCGGTGAACCGGTGCTGGTGCTCGGCGGCGGCAGCAACCTGGTGGTCGCCGACGAGGGCTTCGACGGCACGGTCGTGGAGGTCGCGACCCGCGGCGTCCACGCCGACGTCGGCGACGGAGGCGACCCGACCTGCGGCGGCGCTGTGGTGACCGTCGCCGCGGGGGAGACGTGGGACGACCTGGTGGCCCACGCCGGCGAGCAGGGCTGGGTCGGCGTCGAGGCGCTGTCGGGGATCCCCGGCTCGGTCGGAGCGACGCCGATCCAGAACGTCGGCGCGTACGGCCAGGAGGTCGCGCAGACGATCGCCTCGGTCCGGGTGTGGGACCGCAAGCTCAACGGCATTCGCACGTTCGCGGTGGCCGACTGCGGGTTCGGCTACCGCACGTCGCGGTTCAAGATCGACCGGTACCCCGGTGATGCAGCCCATGGCGCCCGGCACCTGGTGCTGTCGGTGACCTTCCAGCTGCGGCAGGGGTCGCTCGGCGCCCCGGTCGTCTATGCCGAGCTCGCCCGCTCCCTCGGCGTCGAGCCCGGGCAGCGCGCGCCGCTCGCCGACGTGCGTGACGCGGTGCTCGGCCTGCGCAGCGGCAAGGGGATGGTGCTCGACCCGTCCGACCACGACACCTGGAGCGCCGGCTCGTTCTTCACCAACCCGGTCGTGCCCGCAGCGGATGTGCCCGAGGGCGCGCCGACCTGGCCGACGGCGGACGACGGCCTGGTGAAGACCAGCGCTGCCTGGCTGATCGAGCATGCCGGGTTCGGGAAGGGCTATGGGCTCGACCGCGGGCGGGCCGCCCTGTCGACCAAGCACACCCTGGCCCTGACCAACCGCGGCGGAGCCACCGCGGCCGACCTGCTGTCGCTCGCGCGGGAGGTCCGCGACGGCGTCGCGGCGGCGTACGGGATCACGCTGGTCAACGAGCCGGTGCTGGTGGGTTGCTCGCTCTGA
- a CDS encoding AurF N-oxygenase family protein, translating to MTTAPERTALSPDQVATRLISGSVRRSYEPAVAIDWDAPLVEGKYFLPKEVVSLYGTGYWEELTEEQRIALSREELANVLSVGLWFENILNRGLLLQLLREDPTSPFAHYVLTEMGDECRHMTMFGKVIDRVGARPYRMGRTDRFLAAALPHFLRGSLLWVGALIGEEIFDAQQRRIMADPDLQPVVAQLMRIHVTEEARHIRFAREGVVHRMQDATWLERFLVRNLNGLGGPVLRRSLTHRGIYHRAGLDVERAYREAQANPHHREMATVGFASLAAFLEDNGLMGRLGRLMWHRSGFLA from the coding sequence ATGACGACCGCGCCCGAGCGCACCGCCCTCTCTCCCGACCAGGTGGCCACCCGTCTCATCAGCGGGTCCGTCCGCCGGTCCTACGAACCGGCCGTCGCCATCGACTGGGACGCGCCGCTCGTCGAGGGCAAGTACTTCCTCCCCAAGGAGGTCGTCTCCCTCTACGGCACCGGCTACTGGGAGGAGCTGACCGAGGAGCAGCGGATCGCGCTGTCCCGCGAGGAGCTCGCCAACGTGCTGTCGGTCGGCCTGTGGTTCGAGAACATCCTCAACCGCGGGCTGCTGCTGCAGCTCCTCCGCGAGGACCCGACGTCGCCGTTCGCCCACTACGTGCTGACCGAGATGGGTGACGAGTGCCGGCACATGACGATGTTCGGCAAGGTCATCGACCGGGTCGGCGCCCGGCCCTACCGGATGGGGCGCACCGACCGGTTCCTCGCCGCCGCGCTCCCGCACTTCCTCCGTGGCTCGCTGCTCTGGGTCGGCGCCCTGATCGGTGAGGAGATCTTCGACGCGCAGCAGCGCCGGATCATGGCGGATCCCGACCTGCAGCCCGTCGTCGCCCAGCTGATGCGGATCCACGTCACCGAGGAGGCCCGGCACATCAGGTTCGCCCGGGAGGGCGTCGTGCACCGGATGCAGGACGCGACCTGGCTCGAGCGGTTCCTGGTCCGCAACCTCAACGGTCTCGGCGGTCCGGTGCTCCGGCGGTCGCTGACCCACCGCGGCATCTACCACCGGGCAGGGCTCGACGTCGAGCGTGCTTATCGCGAGGCGCAGGCCAACCCGCACCACCGGGAGATGGCCACGGTCGGGTTCGCGTCGCTCGCCGCGTTCCTCGAGGACAACGGCCTGATGGGCCGGCTCGGCCGCCTCATGTGGCACCGCAGCGGGTTCCTGGCGTGA
- a CDS encoding DUF4873 domain-containing protein, with protein sequence MKTVRRRRRHPRGMAWLPPEEESGYDGPAVLHLGDRAFGVIVHLDGHLEPLDGRYHWYGRIERSADVVAAKDGGATTAHLVVADRPPATLRLAEYDPWGHVQVSGTGAPPYPLAAVEVDVPV encoded by the coding sequence GTGAAGACCGTGCGCCGCCGTCGGCGTCACCCGCGGGGGATGGCCTGGCTCCCTCCCGAGGAGGAGTCCGGCTACGACGGCCCGGCCGTGCTGCACCTCGGCGACCGGGCGTTCGGCGTGATCGTCCACCTCGACGGACACCTCGAGCCGCTCGACGGCCGCTACCACTGGTACGGCCGGATCGAGCGGTCCGCCGACGTCGTGGCCGCGAAGGACGGCGGAGCGACGACGGCACACCTGGTCGTCGCCGACCGTCCGCCGGCCACGCTCCGGCTCGCCGAGTACGACCCGTGGGGCCACGTCCAGGTCAGCGGCACCGGCGCTCCGCCGTACCCCCTCGCCGCGGTGGAGGTCGACGTCCCCGTCTAG
- the rpmG gene encoding 50S ribosomal protein L33: protein MASKSSDVRPKITLACVDCKERNYITKKNRRNDPDRLELSKFCPRCRKHTEHRETR, encoded by the coding sequence GTGGCCAGCAAGAGCTCCGACGTTCGCCCCAAGATCACGCTCGCGTGCGTGGACTGCAAGGAGCGCAACTACATCACGAAGAAGAACCGGCGCAACGACCCCGACCGCCTCGAGCTGTCGAAGTTCTGCCCGCGTTGCCGCAAGCACACCGAGCACCGCGAGACGCGTTGA
- a CDS encoding MaoC/PaaZ C-terminal domain-containing protein — protein sequence MSALTAGTELAPQEFVVRRSDLVAYADASGDQNPIHQDEAIAQLVGLPGVIAHGMYTMALAARAVATWTDDAEVVEIGCKFTAPVVVPAEGGATVRIAGVVKSVADGRATIALDVTCAGEKVLGAPKAVVRVG from the coding sequence ATGAGCGCGCTGACGGCGGGCACCGAGCTCGCGCCGCAGGAGTTCGTCGTACGACGCAGCGATCTGGTCGCCTACGCGGACGCCTCCGGCGACCAGAACCCGATCCACCAGGACGAGGCGATCGCCCAGCTGGTCGGACTGCCCGGGGTGATCGCGCACGGGATGTACACGATGGCACTGGCCGCGCGCGCGGTCGCGACCTGGACCGACGACGCCGAGGTCGTCGAGATCGGGTGCAAGTTCACCGCGCCGGTGGTGGTGCCGGCCGAGGGCGGTGCGACGGTGCGGATCGCCGGTGTCGTCAAGAGTGTCGCCGACGGCCGCGCGACCATCGCGCTCGACGTCACCTGCGCCGGCGAGAAGGTGCTCGGCGCCCCGAAGGCCGTCGTCCGTGTCGGCTGA
- a CDS encoding DUF4190 domain-containing protein has translation MTDQPGLTPPRPPDEPASPPWGAAPLPPPPPPPPPAYGVPAQYQQVTGQQTHQGALWSMILGIVGLVSAILSLPTGGLTAPGMVCSPVAVGVGLWASKAVRNRPDLYNNRGQAIAGWIMGLIGILLAVLALLLVLAFFGLLIWLFAGAEQ, from the coding sequence ATGACCGACCAGCCCGGACTGACCCCACCGAGGCCGCCCGACGAGCCGGCGAGCCCGCCGTGGGGTGCTGCGCCGCTACCACCGCCACCGCCACCACCCCCGCCGGCGTACGGCGTGCCCGCGCAGTACCAGCAGGTCACCGGTCAGCAGACCCACCAGGGCGCGCTGTGGTCGATGATCCTCGGCATCGTCGGTCTCGTCTCCGCGATCCTCTCCCTGCCGACGGGAGGCCTGACGGCGCCCGGGATGGTCTGCTCACCGGTGGCGGTCGGTGTCGGTCTCTGGGCCAGCAAGGCCGTCCGCAACCGACCCGATCTCTACAACAACCGCGGACAGGCGATCGCGGGCTGGATCATGGGCCTGATCGGGATCCTGCTCGCGGTGCTGGCGCTGCTCCTGGTGCTGGCCTTCTTCGGCCTGCTGATCTGGCTCTTCGCCGGCGCCGAGCAGTAG
- a CDS encoding VOC family protein codes for MGIELNHTIVHASDRDATATFLADILGLPEPQEYGPFRVVELANGVSLDVVQDSGSFQPQHYAFLVGEDEFDAILGRIKERGLTYWADPFHRQAGRVNHNDGGSGVYWEDPDGHNLEIITVPYGGG; via the coding sequence ATGGGCATCGAGCTGAACCACACGATCGTGCACGCATCCGACAGGGACGCCACCGCGACCTTCCTCGCCGACATCCTCGGCCTACCCGAACCCCAGGAGTACGGACCGTTCCGGGTCGTCGAGCTCGCGAACGGCGTCAGCCTCGACGTCGTCCAGGACTCCGGGTCGTTCCAGCCGCAGCACTACGCGTTCCTGGTCGGCGAGGACGAGTTCGACGCCATCCTCGGCCGGATCAAGGAGCGTGGCCTCACCTATTGGGCCGACCCGTTCCACCGGCAGGCTGGTCGGGTCAACCACAACGACGGAGGCAGTGGCGTCTACTGGGAGGACCCCGACGGCCACAACCTGGAGATCATCACCGTCCCGTACGGCGGCGGCTGA
- a CDS encoding DNA-3-methyladenine glycosylase I yields the protein MDTVTGEDGITRCAWAGAPGPMRDYHDDEWGHPVVGESAYFERMTLEAFQSGLSWATILAKRPAFREVFAGFDADAVADFDETDVERLMGDARIVRNRSKIEATLQNARAIIALRDDGGLERLILGFAPSTPPPADATTSTESVAMAKDLKRRGFAFVGPTTAFALMQALGLFDPHVPGCHRRKPD from the coding sequence ATGGACACGGTCACCGGCGAGGACGGCATCACCCGCTGTGCGTGGGCGGGCGCACCGGGGCCGATGCGCGACTACCACGACGACGAGTGGGGCCATCCGGTCGTGGGGGAGTCGGCGTACTTCGAGCGGATGACGCTCGAGGCGTTCCAGTCGGGTCTGTCGTGGGCCACGATCCTCGCCAAGCGGCCGGCCTTCCGCGAGGTCTTCGCCGGCTTCGACGCCGACGCGGTCGCCGACTTCGACGAGACCGACGTCGAGCGGCTGATGGGCGACGCGCGGATCGTGCGCAACCGCAGCAAGATCGAAGCCACGCTGCAGAACGCCCGGGCGATCATCGCGCTTCGCGACGACGGCGGGCTCGAGCGGCTCATCCTCGGCTTCGCCCCGTCGACGCCGCCCCCCGCGGACGCCACCACGTCGACGGAGTCGGTCGCGATGGCGAAGGACCTCAAGCGACGGGGATTCGCCTTCGTGGGTCCGACCACCGCGTTCGCACTCATGCAGGCCCTCGGACTCTTCGACCCGCACGTGCCGGGCTGCCACCGGCGGAAACCCGACTGA
- a CDS encoding pirin family protein codes for MSNPEARPDEIVCTGADAPSVEIMVPREVPLGGPRAMTVRRTLPQRERSLIGAWCFLDHYGPDPVAESGGMSVAPHPHTGLQTVSWLFEGEIEHRDSAGHHAMVLPGEVNLMTAGRGISHSEVSTGATTTLHGAQLWVALPDASRDADPGFEHYVPEQLVSDGWQARVFIGSMLGHTSPVSTYTPLLGAELSLEPGVILPLEVDPSFEHGILVDQGSVTVDGLTAKPADLAYVPPGDGLIALVAGDDGARVLLLGGTPFGESIVMWWNFVGRTHEEVVGYREEWQAQITRDGVVVPDSTEVADGRFGVVADDHLRPIPAPELPNARLRERR; via the coding sequence GTGAGCAACCCGGAGGCGCGACCAGACGAGATCGTGTGCACCGGCGCTGACGCGCCGAGCGTGGAGATCATGGTGCCGCGGGAGGTGCCGCTGGGCGGCCCGCGGGCGATGACGGTACGACGAACCCTGCCGCAGCGGGAGCGGAGCCTGATCGGCGCGTGGTGCTTCCTCGACCACTACGGGCCGGACCCGGTCGCGGAGTCGGGCGGCATGTCGGTGGCTCCGCATCCGCACACCGGGCTGCAGACCGTGAGCTGGCTGTTCGAGGGGGAGATCGAGCACCGCGACAGCGCCGGGCACCACGCGATGGTGCTGCCGGGCGAGGTCAACCTGATGACCGCTGGGCGCGGCATCAGCCACTCGGAGGTGTCGACCGGAGCGACCACGACGCTGCACGGCGCCCAGCTGTGGGTCGCCCTGCCCGACGCGAGCCGGGACGCCGACCCCGGGTTCGAGCACTACGTCCCGGAGCAGCTCGTCAGCGACGGCTGGCAGGCGAGGGTGTTCATCGGCTCGATGCTGGGGCACACGTCGCCCGTGTCCACGTACACGCCGTTGCTCGGTGCTGAGCTGTCCCTCGAGCCCGGAGTCATCCTGCCGCTCGAGGTGGACCCGTCGTTCGAGCACGGGATCCTGGTCGACCAGGGGTCGGTCACGGTCGACGGACTGACCGCAAAGCCGGCCGACCTCGCCTACGTGCCACCGGGTGACGGTCTGATCGCGCTGGTGGCCGGCGACGACGGCGCGCGAGTGCTTCTGCTCGGCGGCACCCCGTTCGGCGAGTCGATCGTCATGTGGTGGAACTTCGTCGGCCGCACCCACGAGGAGGTGGTCGGCTACCGCGAGGAGTGGCAGGCGCAGATCACCCGCGACGGCGTTGTCGTCCCCGACTCCACCGAGGTCGCCGACGGCCGGTTCGGCGTGGTCGCCGACGACCACCTCCGCCCGATCCCCGCTCCCGAGCTCCCGAACGCCCGGCTCAGGGAACGGCGCTAA
- a CDS encoding amidase, whose product MTRVHAFSDDALGDLDAVGLVEHLQAGKVSIPEVVDAAIARTEQVADVLGAVAYADFDRARREARSPRGGFFAGVPTFIKDNVDVAGMPTMEGTDAWTPHPAKKDGDFARMYLATGLIPLGKTQLSEYGFSASSEHPRLGPVRCPWHTDHTAGASSAGSAALVAAGAVPMAHANDGGGSIRIPAAVNGLVGLKPSRGRLAQDAAMRQMPVKIVADGVVTRSVRDTAAFFREAERVYRPLEMPPIGDLTRPGRKRLRIAMNTTGLARGADAEVTRLTEQTARLLEDLGHTVIEVEAPAPETFADDFLLYWGGLALALLNGGRRLRGRTWNRDHHDALTVGLARHARRNLHRMPGAIMRLRRSNHDAALFFDKYDVSLTPTLATPTPKVGHLDPSRDYEVVIDRLQDWVTFTPLQNVTGTPAISLPLATASNGLPQGMMLGSGFGQEAVLIELAYELEQARPWARIQD is encoded by the coding sequence ATGACGCGTGTGCACGCCTTCTCCGACGACGCCCTCGGCGACCTCGACGCGGTCGGCCTCGTCGAGCACCTCCAAGCCGGCAAGGTCTCGATCCCGGAGGTGGTCGACGCTGCCATCGCGCGCACCGAGCAGGTGGCGGACGTGCTCGGTGCGGTCGCCTACGCCGACTTCGACCGGGCGCGGCGCGAGGCTCGCAGCCCCCGCGGCGGGTTCTTCGCGGGCGTGCCCACCTTCATCAAGGACAACGTCGACGTCGCCGGGATGCCGACGATGGAGGGCACCGACGCGTGGACGCCGCACCCCGCGAAGAAGGACGGCGACTTCGCACGGATGTACCTCGCGACCGGGCTGATCCCGCTCGGCAAGACCCAGCTCTCGGAGTACGGGTTCAGCGCCAGCAGTGAGCACCCCCGGCTGGGACCGGTCCGCTGCCCATGGCACACCGACCACACCGCCGGCGCCTCGAGCGCCGGTTCGGCCGCGCTGGTCGCGGCCGGCGCGGTGCCGATGGCCCACGCCAACGACGGCGGCGGCTCGATCCGGATCCCGGCCGCGGTCAACGGCCTGGTGGGGCTCAAGCCGAGCCGCGGCCGGCTCGCGCAGGACGCGGCGATGCGGCAGATGCCGGTCAAGATCGTGGCCGACGGGGTGGTGACCCGCAGCGTCCGCGACACGGCCGCGTTCTTCCGCGAGGCGGAGCGGGTCTACCGGCCGCTGGAGATGCCGCCGATCGGCGACCTGACCCGCCCCGGCCGCAAGCGGCTCCGGATCGCGATGAACACCACCGGCCTGGCGCGCGGCGCCGACGCCGAGGTCACCCGGCTCACCGAGCAGACGGCCCGCCTCCTGGAGGACCTCGGACACACCGTGATCGAGGTCGAGGCACCGGCGCCGGAGACGTTCGCCGACGACTTCCTCCTCTACTGGGGCGGACTCGCCCTCGCCCTGCTGAACGGCGGGCGCCGGCTGCGCGGCCGGACGTGGAACCGCGACCATCACGACGCGCTGACGGTCGGGCTGGCCCGCCACGCCCGCCGCAACCTGCACCGGATGCCCGGCGCGATCATGCGGCTGCGCCGCAGCAACCACGACGCGGCCCTCTTCTTCGACAAGTACGACGTCAGCCTGACGCCCACCCTGGCGACCCCCACGCCGAAGGTCGGGCACCTCGATCCGAGCAGGGACTACGAGGTCGTGATCGACCGGCTGCAGGACTGGGTGACCTTCACCCCGCTGCAGAACGTGACCGGTACGCCGGCCATCTCGCTGCCCCTGGCAACCGCCTCGAACGGGCTGCCGCAGGGCATGATGCTGGGCTCCGGATTCGGTCAGGAAGCGGTCTTGATCGAGCTCGCCTACGAGCTCGAGCAGGCCCGGCCGTGGGCCCGGATCCAGGACTGA
- a CDS encoding TetR/AcrR family transcriptional regulator: protein MASVTPLRPGPSDPDAAARIRERILDAATDCLLAEGLDARLHAMIAERAGISRPTVYKYVGDQAAIVAAILDRELDQFFGAAVPLLRRSDDLEAHLVDAIVFVVEYGRGHALLQKALREHPELILPALTTESGALVERVVTLFEDQLGRALSQAASTGSAGSAGTSDDALTPRAAAEWGYRIVISLITTPTPALDEEGTRPYVANLVRLMRIAG from the coding sequence ATGGCGAGCGTCACTCCTCTGCGTCCGGGTCCCTCCGATCCGGACGCCGCCGCGCGGATCCGGGAGCGGATCCTCGATGCCGCCACCGACTGCCTGCTGGCCGAGGGGCTGGACGCGCGACTGCACGCGATGATCGCCGAGCGGGCGGGGATCTCGCGGCCCACCGTCTACAAGTACGTCGGCGACCAGGCCGCGATCGTCGCCGCGATCCTCGATCGCGAGCTCGACCAGTTCTTCGGCGCCGCCGTGCCGCTGCTGCGCCGCAGCGACGACCTCGAGGCGCACCTGGTCGACGCGATCGTGTTCGTCGTCGAGTACGGGCGCGGGCACGCGCTGCTCCAGAAGGCACTGCGCGAGCACCCCGAGCTGATCCTCCCGGCACTGACGACGGAGTCCGGCGCTCTTGTCGAACGGGTGGTCACGCTGTTCGAGGACCAGCTCGGGCGGGCACTGAGCCAGGCCGCGTCCACGGGGTCGGCGGGGTCGGCGGGGACGTCCGACGACGCCCTCACTCCCCGTGCGGCGGCCGAGTGGGGCTACCGGATCGTGATCTCCCTGATCACCACCCCCACGCCCGCGCTCGACGAGGAAGGCACCCGGCCGTACGTCGCCAACCTGGTCCGCCTGATGCGGATCGCCGGATGA